Proteins from a genomic interval of Nostoc sp. TCL240-02:
- a CDS encoding late competence development ComFB family protein, with the protein MSIEKIVEQALQDGYLTPAMEAEVGRICDNASELSIEEYMALDRLMGALLTGEVVAVPRKQFINVMEELVLTEAIARVAEIEATSESSLDVGDIAAYALNRLPPLYATTEEGASFQRQTAQAELQELISQQVSEAINRYLDRPNFFPERQALGKNTGNEVVRQVSALLQTYAPNFEQKL; encoded by the coding sequence ATGAGTATCGAAAAAATTGTAGAACAAGCTCTCCAGGATGGTTATTTGACACCAGCAATGGAAGCAGAAGTCGGTAGAATCTGTGATAACGCCTCGGAACTCTCAATTGAAGAGTACATGGCCCTGGATCGGCTCATGGGAGCGCTATTGACTGGTGAGGTAGTGGCGGTACCTCGCAAACAATTCATTAACGTCATGGAAGAATTGGTACTGACGGAAGCGATCGCCAGAGTCGCAGAAATTGAAGCCACCAGCGAAAGTTCTCTAGATGTCGGAGATATTGCCGCTTATGCTCTCAATCGACTACCACCTTTATATGCTACTACAGAAGAGGGTGCTAGCTTCCAGCGCCAAACGGCTCAGGCAGAACTGCAAGAATTAATTTCTCAGCAAGTGAGTGAAGCGATTAATCGTTACCTAGATCGACCCAATTTCTTCCCAGAACGGCAAGCCTTGGGCAAAAACACTGGTAATGAGGTTGTACGCCAAGTTAGTGCCTTACTTCAGACATACGCACCTAATTTTGAGCAAAAATTATAA
- a CDS encoding L,D-transpeptidase family protein — translation MAMVRNESVGRMVMLLCFGTAFLSLAVHWRITTAQRQFDKSASTSMRRDSTLTNPKGSRSEGVYKNLSQVSLGEIALGASVPPDEVAQGSSVQRAVTPKSSAIKPRNKSKIIKKNVAKATTRKASTPKSSTIKPQTQPKTIRNNVAQATELPIKMQLVAQAERQNPVADSWPKGLWSKASAQQAPSASDRLADGKTQVVVDLSDRRTYVYAGDEVIASYPIAVGKKGWETPTGSFQVIHMRHYPIWRHPITGKVFQAGTDSPLGDRWIGFWSDGRNEIGFHGTPDIDLVGTAVSHGCLRMRNSDVRMLYEQVSIGTTVLVRN, via the coding sequence ATGGCAATGGTAAGAAACGAATCTGTAGGGCGGATGGTAATGTTGCTCTGTTTTGGCACAGCATTTTTATCTTTAGCTGTCCATTGGCGCATTACTACGGCACAACGGCAGTTTGATAAGTCTGCATCTACTTCGATGCGGCGAGATTCTACCCTAACCAATCCCAAGGGAAGCCGCTCAGAGGGAGTCTACAAGAATCTGTCACAAGTGAGCTTAGGGGAAATTGCGCTGGGTGCATCTGTGCCACCTGATGAAGTTGCCCAAGGCTCAAGTGTTCAGAGGGCGGTTACACCAAAGTCCTCTGCTATTAAGCCTCGAAATAAGTCGAAAATAATTAAGAAGAATGTAGCTAAAGCAACGACTCGCAAGGCTTCTACACCAAAATCTTCTACTATTAAGCCTCAAACTCAGCCGAAAACGATTAGAAATAATGTAGCTCAAGCAACTGAACTACCAATTAAGATGCAGCTGGTGGCGCAAGCAGAAAGACAAAATCCAGTTGCGGATAGTTGGCCAAAAGGTTTATGGTCTAAGGCTTCAGCCCAACAAGCACCATCCGCATCTGATAGGCTAGCAGATGGCAAGACGCAAGTGGTGGTTGATTTAAGCGATCGCCGCACTTACGTATACGCAGGAGATGAGGTAATAGCTAGCTACCCAATCGCTGTAGGTAAGAAAGGTTGGGAAACGCCCACAGGTTCTTTCCAGGTGATCCACATGCGACACTATCCAATCTGGCGACACCCAATTACAGGCAAAGTATTTCAGGCTGGTACGGATAGTCCCTTGGGAGATAGATGGATTGGTTTTTGGTCAGATGGACGCAATGAAATTGGCTTTCATGGTACGCCGGACATTGACCTGGTAGGAACGGCTGTATCCCACGGTTGTTTAAGAATGCGTAATTCTGATGTCAGAATGCTTTATGAGCAAGTGAGTATCGGGACAACAGTACTAGTACGTAATTAA